DNA from Doryrhamphus excisus isolate RoL2022-K1 chromosome 19, RoL_Dexc_1.0, whole genome shotgun sequence:
TTGTTTGGaataaactgtttaaaaatagcATGTCTTCTGCCTTCTTCAATACAGTTGTACAGGTATATTCTTATTGTAGTGGCTTGTTGTTCTGCAGAAAGGAAGTCTTATCGTTGGTCGCCCTCTGGTGGAACTTGGCAAGACtcatcacaataaaagcacttcCTTGTGACTATTAATTTCAGATGCTGTTGTTTTATTAATCTATAACACATTTTTCGGATGAAATTCACTTgaaaatactgatttttttgtgtgtcaatCTGTGTCATCTGATAATGTAGCCCTTCGTCATTTAGTGACGTCACACAAACTGTGACGGTTACGCTGACGACGTCAACCTTGAGtggtagcattagcatgtttgaAACAAACGTCTTAAATGACAACTGCGTCGCAGTGAAGCTCAGTTTCTCTTCCCCTCCTGGCTCTAACGTCATCTTTGTTTGCATACACCGCGGGGACTGATGCAGGCAGAGCGTTTAACTTGTGCATTTTAGCTCAAAAAAGGAGCAGTCATATCCCGGAAACGACGCTGTTGCTCCAAAATAAAAGCGGCAATATCACACACCTGTCAACGgggttattttattatgtattttgtcCGAATAACAAACTATTTCGTAACAAAACATTCCACTTAAACCTCACCACTCGGCTGCTCAAGCTAAGAAACATGTCACGCAAGTTGGACAACAACGGGTTACCTTTCTTACCCGGATTCTGTTTCGAGGATGTAACGGTAAGGATGTTTGATTACTTGTGAAACTCGTTAGTTTCATATCGAGTCTTTCATTTAGACCATTTTAAGGCATCTATCAAGTGAGGTAGCGTTTTCTTTCTCGTATTCTCGTCCTAATTAAACCTCATTTCCAAATGgaagcatttttttgtaattacacaTCCCTATGCTAGTTTTCCAGTTTTCAATCCACGTGTGTTCTAGAATGTTCTATTTATGTGCTCGTTTCACACTACAAAAGCACCAAGCatgcataaataataattcactGGTAAAATACATGGAACTAAAAGCTAAAATCACAGAATGTGTCTCATGGGGTCATCAGAGGTTCACATAGCTAACTTTTTAAGTTAACATTTTCACTGGTTTATGCCAATAGACTAAATAAACTACAGGTTGTGTGCACAACGTATCAAGGACTGCACTTCCGGCTCATTATTGTAGTTGTTCTCAGAGCTGacaatatatgtttttaattaacatttattcatcattttctgcaaatattatgtcattgtcgagtgtccgtggtgtaaataCTGGCAgggcaatgtaatattcgtccgtgtggcaacacgtagctgattgcctcgttcctccaatagacttagTAATGGTGTTCCAATGTAAAAACgtaccgtggctcaaaaaaagttgaaaacactgGTGTTGTAGTTCACAGAGCTGATATTATGTACTTCCTGGCAATGTTCAAGTAAAAAACAAGTCACTTTAAGTCATCTGGGGTAGGTTCCTGCTCCAATACAGTTTGgcaagtgtattgtattgtgttttaCATAGCTGACATACGGAGAATGGTGGTCATTCCTGCAGTAGAGGTGTGTAGTAAAGCCGACTTGAATAGGTTCCCGCTGTAGTAGCGTTCTGGTACTCCATGTCAAAGACTGCACTCTGGCGTCATAGGTAGTGTAGTGTTTTATATAGCTGACTTTCAATTCCTAGTAGATGGAGATTGGTGGTCATTCCTGCAGTAGGTAAGTCGTACTTCACTTGTCACCTTGAgtcgactgggataggctccagctctagTAGGGAGAATGTATGTCAAGGAGTATACTTTTTCACACAACTGATTTTCTGCTCCATTCACAACCTGAGGCATTTGTggtatgttttctttttcctccCCAGAAAACTGCATTCCACCGCCCCCAGACGTTGTCATTTTCCAGGGGCATACCGTTAGCCCGTGCCCCTAGGGTGGGCATCGGACTGGAGCCTCTTTTAGCGGACCAGATGATAAACGAACAGCTCAGCGGCTACTCCTATGAGACACCCGACATCCCCGTTGGTGCCATTGACTCAAAATACTACAAAGACCTACTCAATTTGACCTACAACGCCGGTGTAGCCGTTAACCCGAGCCCTCCACCTTTCATCCCAGCTTATGTCACCCTTGACAAAAAGGTATAGTTGAGTATATTTTTGTTGCTGTGGTTTGTTCAGGTCATTGCATTCTTGTGTGTGTACAGGTGCTTTGCTTCAAAGGGTACTTTGAGGAGGAAATGATCAACAGTCGAGAAGAAAAGAGCTGTGTCCGTCATGTGGTTATTTACTATTACCTGGCAGATGACACCATGAATATCACTGAGCCCTGGGTGCCCAATTCTGGAATACTCCAGGGTGAACGGATCAAACGGCAACGCCTACCTAAGAGGGAGCCTGGGAAGTATTACCACTGGAAAGACCTCAACCTTGGCATTGACATGGAAGTGTACGGTGTGAAGTACCGTATCACACAGTGTGATTTGTTTACACAGGTACCACACGCCTGTACAGTCTTGTATTGTCTTTGGTATTCTTGGAATCTAACGTTGTCTACCCAACGTACAGAACTTTATGCAGCGCCAGGGTATTATTCTGAATGAACCCGAGGACATGCCAGAGGATTCATACATCTCGCAGCGGATAAAAGCTCCGCATACATACACGACACGCTCAGAATTTGACAGCAGGTACCAGTTTCTCCATATGGATCGCAAGGTAAAGCCCTCCCGATGACatggctgtgtttttttgtcaaaacagAGACATTTCCTTGACTCTGTGTAACCACTTCCTGATAAGGTGCTGCGTTTCTTCGCCCTATGGGATGATTCGGAATCTGAGCTTGGCGAAACCTTGCCTGTTACTATCCACTACTTCCTGGTGAACGATACAGTGGAGATCAGGGAGGACCACAAGCCCAACAGCGGGCGATATCCATTCCCGGTGTTGATGCAGAGACTGAGGATACCCAAGAAAATGAAGCCGGGGCACGGTAAAGTTCGGCTTCGGTAGGTCAGACCCCAAAGATCATTTGGACttttgtcatttatctttccaGACCAGTTCCCCAGCTGTGTGATGGAGGATTCCAATGAGGAAGTGGAAGAGTTCTTCTCCCCAACAGACTTCCGGGTCGGTGAAATGGTCACGATAATGGGACGGCGTTTCCTGTTGTATGACTGCGATGACTTCACGAAAGAATATTACCAGACGAATCACCCTGAAATCAACATAAAAAGCATAGAAGTACCCAGGAAGATGGGCAAGTTTGAGGGCATGAAGAAGGTGAGACATCTGCAGGATTATAGTCACGTCTTTGGCCACATCGGCTCTCCCCAAGTCCCTCACACTTTTTTAATCTCGTTTCCAGGAGATTCCCCCCTATAATGGCTTTGGATCGCTAGAAGATTCTCTCCAGAGTTGTTTATCTCTAATACCCGCACCTCCCAGAAAGAACGTGATAAAGATGCTGGAGAATGGAAACAAAGTGTTGCGCTACAGTGTCCGATTGGTGACGCCCAAGGACGCCTCGGATTCTAAAACCAGAAATGCAGACAGACGTTTCATTCTGTCCTATTATCTGTCCAATGACACCATCAGTATTTATGAGAATCCCCAAAACAACTCTGGTTTCATTGGTGGAGGATTCCTGAAAAGGACACGTGTTCCTAAGCCAAATTCTCCTGTGGACAATCCCGAGTTCTACTCGCCGGCAGACTTCTCTATTGGAGCTACTGTTGATGgtgaaagacacacacacacacacttgcactcACACAAAGTCTTCCAGGTGAGGATCCACCACAAATGCATTTCTCTTCGCACTTTGCAGTTTTTGGCCACCGCTTTGTACTGATTGACGCCGACCTTTACGTGTTGAAATACATGGAGACCAACCCCAGCCAGATTCCCTTGGAGACGCTTGATACGTTACGCCAGAAGTTAGGGACCGAGGTTAACACGACAGCTTAACACAATGGTACAATCCAGCATGAAAAGAATGAAAACAGCTCactatgtttgtgttttctttgtgAGGCAGGCATAACACAGAATGATGTCAAGCCCAATTTGGACCAGGAAGGACTTAAGGGATGCACACTAAAGAAAAAACCCAACGGACTTTGATTATGGGaagtattttttcatgtttggccACACTGCAAAGAAAAATTAcgaacaaaattattattattattattactattaataaatatagtcatggtaattttatgacatttttcctaAAACTTCTACCACATGCACAAATACCTTTTTAGGATATTTttagttatatttttatacaagtTTCACTTAagtcttttttattaaaattgtcCTCCTAATATGACTTATTGTACTGCTTTTCTCTCATAGTATTGTAAGTGTTTTGTCATAGCATTatgatttttctcataatattacaactttattctctgaacactttacacttttttctcacaatgcatttattggcCATTGACGTTTTTTAAATCTTGTCCAGATGTATTTTCCTTCTCATTATATCtgctttctcataatattaatacataatacttgtattatataaacataaacataatacttttttgacatttttttgaataatatcccaacttggctgcacggtggttagcgcacaggcctcacagcaaggagacccgagttcaattccaccgtctgccatctctgtgtggagtttgcatgttctccccatgcatgcgcggcttttctccgggtactccggtttcctcccacattccaaaaacatgttaggttaattggcaactccaaattgtccataggtatgactgtgagtgtgaatggttgtttgtctatatgtgccctgtgattggctggcgaccagtccagggagtaccccaCCTCACGCCCGCTTGTCTGCAATGTAGCTACTTTAACCCTGTTATAACATTACTTGATAATTCATGTACTATTTTCCTATATCCTTATAATATGGAGGTTTTCCTTTTATAGCTCATTTGCTATTGGATCTTGCAGTCAAGGTAAATTGAGCCAAGGTCTGTGAAATTTCATGTATATAGACATCAAAACAATATAGCTATTATATAgcataacacaacataaaaatatagtaatatagtagtataataatttgtgttgttttcgGTTGCGTCTTCTGTGTAAGTTTTGAGTCGTAAATGTTCGATAATATGTGGCAGAAAAGTAAGACCACTACACCAGTTTGTCAGAAAATTGCATTACTCATTATTGATATTGACAATTCATGGAATGGCATGCGGTAACATACATAATGATGAATGACAAATGCAAGACATGATTTATTTGGGAGGAACTTTGGGCACAAATCTGATGACCAAAATCCCTCTCCTTACCTCCGACAGGTAAGGGCTAACATTAAGGCTGGTTTACAGTAAGCGTGTATGATATCTTATCAGTAACATTATCCTGCCCAAATGGACCCGAGTGGAAATAGAAGCAAAGCTGGCTCAACGGCAATCAGACGAGCAATACAGTACTTATGTAATGAGGATATACATCAACACATTCAAAAGTTGCTACACAGTAACATGTGCTACATACTGTGTTTGCTGTACACTTCTGTCATTCTGCACCCAGTGGTGCTGCTAAACGTGGGGAAGCAGGACATGTGGATGTCTTAAAACAAATACTGATATGATGAGGAGAGGAAAAGTCTCATGGGCTCAAGGAACATCCTTGGAATTTCAGTTTCCAGCATTCAAGGCTAAGTCTGTAGTGACCAAGTCCCAGGGGCGTGTCGGGATGGAAATCAACCAGGATACACCAGCTCCCCCTGTTCTGTTGAGGATCCTCAGCTTGCACTGAGGTCACCGCTCAGCTCAGTCCGAGTGTTTTCTTACGGGGATTTGAGTTTTTTGATCCGAGGAGAGGCACCATTCTCAGCTTTAAGAAATCCGTTTTCATAATGTCCAACTAAAGgataggggggaaaaaaagcatgagAACAAATGGAAAAAGTCGTAATTGGACAAGCTAATAGTCTACTTACAAGAGTCTCGCTTGAGTGGCCGAAGAGCTTGTTTGGTGGCGGCCTTCTTGCGAACGGCCTGCTCGTGTCTGAACTCCCTCCAGCGCCTCAGCTGGAAGCGGATAAACTTCCAAAGAAGCCAAGATTGTGTCAGGCAAACCAGGAGAAGAACAGTCATCCTGGAAGGGACGCAAAACAAGCAGATTAGTGACACCTCATTACTCAACTTGGCTGAACACTTTTTTTAACAATCTGTTGTTTGAATCTGGCCTCCGGTAACTCGGCTTCACAGACAGGTTCAGGggtgtttatttactcaactgcagaagaTACTGGTGGTAAAATACAAACTGACTTAAAATAAGTtgaaaatatacatgtttttccACAAACAATTTGCTTAATTTTGAGTGATTCAAGAGCAAAAGGTTCTTGTTTGGGACAGGAGACCAAATGTACCAACCTGATCTGTGTCATGAAAAATTGTGAGCAGCTTAAGGAGGATTTGGTTTTCATTGAGTAcaattgtcaaaaatatgtctGTGCCCAAACAAAGATTCGACAACACGATGAAGAAAATCTGTGCCTTCCTCCTCAGCAATGTGTGCCCTGTGGTGGTGAGGTGGTTCAAGCACACTGTTTTTATATTGagtatggctgcaaaataagccaTCATTTGATAAAGGCGAGACTCAGTTGTCAGGAAACTGATGTAGAGGTATGAACCTTAACACATGTTGCAGGGGAATGATTTAAAGGAGACACAATAGGGTGTGTAAATTTGTATCTGCCACTGATGTTTACAATGAGGTGTACCCTCCCCCAATCACCAACAAGGTATAAGTGATATTAAATATTCATCTATGTATTTCACACTAATTTCtgtatttataaaatgtgttttagtgCCTGAAACAGATTTATGAAAACTATATATTTCCTGTGCATGCTGTTCCTCACCTTATTAGCACAGTGTTAAAGTTGCCCGTCGCCCAGTCCAGCACCTGGTTCTCGGAACGAGCCAAACCGAAACCGACGGCGAGAAACATGAGCGTAAGGGTAGACATGCGAGTAAATACGAAACCAACCGCCCAAAGGTCAAACCTACAGAAGGAGACACAGAATGCTGATTTTAGTGTGATTCTCCATTTTGAAGGAAAtcggttaaaaaaataacatgatggGTCAACTTGCATTTTCTGGTGGTTTTCATCTGTGAAGTAGAAGAGTCTGGCGATGTGGAAGCCCAGTTCTGACAGAtactggaggaagaggagcaccACACCCACACGGTTCAAACTAAcaaggtccaaaaaaaaaacatttagcaggttttcttttttaaagcaTTCTAACCagactttttctttctttgcagGTTGTGAACAAGATGCTTACTTTAACAAATATGCTGCAAAGATGTGGAGCAAATACAAGCTGATGTATTGCAGCTGACGGGAGATCTCCTCctggtaaaacacacacacacgcacgtctCTACATGTTTGTACtacaatgacaaatgaatgcAGAAGCACCCAACACACATCTTGAAATACTCCTTGGCTTCCATACCGACCTTGCGCACTTTCTGGAAGTAAAGCTCAGGCAAAGCATGGAGCCAGTAGGCCAACTGAGTGAGGTAGAAAAACTTCACCTGGAACCTGAAACATGTGAAagtattacacttttttttaaatcctccaCTAAACACAAAAGTCTAGTTCTTATCTCATTACAGGcaccataataatcataaccgTTGTGGACATACTGTGggtaaaactcaactctgaatgcccaacctcacttcctgttcacacgTACGGAAGACATCTTAAATGGTTTCTTccattatatctactatattgggtaatatgagcaaaaaggtgactataggggtgttatagtatgtctgaagggctctaaAAATGGCATGCACATTCGTCATGGCTGATTACGCAAAGATGACATCCACTTTGGATGACCTCTTTATATGACAATGTAAGAATGGTGGgcgtgattttttaaaaatatctttgTACACGACCCCTGACTTAAACATCCATACAGCCATGCAAGGTATGCATTTATTTTACCTGAGGTGTGCGTGTGGATAGTTTTcccaaagtctgctgggatGCAGAAGATATCCTTCCTGTTTGAAAAGATGAGAGAAAACTcttagaattccttatttaaaaaaagtgtgtacACATGAAGCGTGTGTACCACTCACCGTTATTAGAACGTAGAAGCTCCACACACTGGACACcaaatgaaacacacacagttGACCCGACTCGTTGAACTTGGTGTTTTTGCTCTTGGAAAGATGGAGACGTCTGTTGATTTTCTGCAGAGTGAGAATGATTCACATTGGGTTAGAGGATTCGCTGACTCAACAATTATgcaagacataaaaataactaGGGCAAGAAAACAGACAGGC
Protein-coding regions in this window:
- the tram2 gene encoding translocating chain-associated membrane protein 2, with the translated sequence MAFRRRNKSYPFFSQEFLIQNHADIVFSLVIFILIGLMFEATAKTAILFIQPQYNITTLSPEGEVTLYHYGWKDCATILFYFFIAIILHAVVQEYLLDKINRRLHLSKSKNTKFNESGQLCVFHLVSSVWSFYVLITEGYLLHPSRLWENYPHAHLRFQVKFFYLTQLAYWLHALPELYFQKVRKEEISRQLQYISLYLLHIFAAYLLNLNRVGVVLLFLQYLSELGFHIARLFYFTDENHQKMFDLWAVGFVFTRMSTLTLMFLAVGFGLARSENQVLDWATGNFNTVLIRMTVLLLVCLTQSWLLWKFIRFQLRRWREFRHEQAVRKKAATKQALRPLKRDSFGHYENGFLKAENGASPRIKKLKSP
- the efhc1 gene encoding EF-hand domain-containing protein 1, which translates into the protein MSRKLDNNGLPFLPGFCFEDVTKTAFHRPQTLSFSRGIPLARAPRVGIGLEPLLADQMINEQLSGYSYETPDIPVGAIDSKYYKDLLNLTYNAGVAVNPSPPPFIPAYVTLDKKVLCFKGYFEEEMINSREEKSCVRHVVIYYYLADDTMNITEPWVPNSGILQGERIKRQRLPKREPGKYYHWKDLNLGIDMEVYGVKYRITQCDLFTQNFMQRQGIILNEPEDMPEDSYISQRIKAPHTYTTRSEFDSRYQFLHMDRKVLRFFALWDDSESELGETLPVTIHYFLVNDTVEIREDHKPNSGRYPFPVLMQRLRIPKKMKPGHDQFPSCVMEDSNEEVEEFFSPTDFRVGEMVTIMGRRFLLYDCDDFTKEYYQTNHPEINIKSIEVPRKMGKFEGMKKEIPPYNGFGSLEDSLQSCLSLIPAPPRKNVIKMLENGNKVLRYSVRLVTPKDASDSKTRNADRRFILSYYLSNDTISIYENPQNNSGFIGGGFLKRTRVPKPNSPVDNPEFYSPADFSIGATVDVFGHRFVLIDADLYVLKYMETNPSQIPLETLDTLRQKLGTEA